A genomic region of Aulosira sp. FACHB-615 contains the following coding sequences:
- a CDS encoding DNA cytosine methyltransferase, which produces MSVATPEKFLEDDLKSSSLRSQGCLYKYTETKKLQDGSTVHYPRVIGERDPENPRLWRWGYSWEVKVNGVWKGRSIGSIPCGAVTLILQMQRSGSTRDDIIAFIKRAKEKKQSPSKPILPANAPIAVVLFAGGGGVEAGMMQAGIRPVIAVEHDPTKPQLSQAIATSHHRNFSEYGCKVIQQTVQEVARLGFIGFPANPDYLHASPVCANFSQAHTAKAGIAIETDDDLTAAQAVAETIRQLRPRVFSLENVPRYQSSQSFAIILDALESLGYHVNYSVVNMADFGLPQARRRLVLVACRERVISLPSTSGPIGWYGAIAHLISTMPDSQLLAGQQQAVERFLATNDPAPLLIERVGGRNGLKYKPGHKPANTVVRSHFTDHKGCNRNKFADIWLPDGTVKSLSIEAAAILQGFPSWYELPPQAATAGSIIGYSVPPKFAAQLFAHIQQQLSGAIV; this is translated from the coding sequence ACCTTAAAAGCTCATCCCTTCGTAGTCAAGGTTGCCTATATAAGTACACCGAAACCAAAAAGCTACAAGATGGTTCAACAGTGCATTACCCACGAGTAATTGGTGAACGCGATCCTGAGAATCCTAGACTCTGGCGTTGGGGGTATAGCTGGGAGGTAAAAGTTAATGGTGTTTGGAAAGGTCGCTCTATTGGCTCTATCCCTTGTGGTGCAGTTACTCTCATTCTCCAAATGCAACGCTCCGGATCTACCAGAGATGACATCATTGCCTTCATCAAACGAGCCAAAGAAAAAAAACAATCTCCTTCTAAACCCATCCTTCCGGCCAATGCACCGATCGCTGTTGTGTTGTTCGCGGGTGGCGGCGGTGTAGAAGCGGGGATGATGCAAGCTGGCATTCGTCCGGTCATTGCGGTAGAACACGACCCAACAAAACCGCAACTGAGTCAGGCGATCGCCACCTCTCACCACCGCAACTTCAGCGAGTATGGTTGCAAAGTAATCCAGCAAACAGTACAGGAAGTAGCACGGTTAGGATTTATTGGGTTTCCAGCCAACCCCGACTACCTCCATGCCTCCCCGGTGTGTGCCAACTTTTCTCAAGCCCACACAGCCAAAGCTGGGATTGCAATAGAAACGGATGATGATTTGACCGCAGCGCAAGCAGTAGCTGAAACTATTCGGCAGTTGCGTCCACGGGTTTTTTCTTTAGAAAATGTTCCACGTTATCAAAGCAGTCAAAGTTTCGCCATTATCCTGGATGCTTTGGAATCCCTTGGTTATCACGTTAATTACAGCGTGGTAAACATGGCAGACTTCGGCTTGCCCCAGGCGCGACGACGTTTGGTTCTGGTGGCTTGCCGGGAAAGGGTTATCTCATTACCATCAACATCTGGCCCTATCGGTTGGTATGGCGCGATCGCTCATCTCATTTCTACAATGCCCGATTCCCAATTACTCGCAGGGCAGCAGCAAGCGGTAGAAAGATTTTTGGCTACGAATGACCCCGCACCACTGCTGATAGAACGGGTTGGTGGACGGAATGGACTCAAGTACAAGCCTGGGCATAAACCCGCTAATACTGTTGTGCGATCGCATTTCACCGATCACAAAGGGTGCAATAGAAATAAATTTGCTGATATTTGGTTGCCAGATGGCACTGTTAAGTCTTTATCAATTGAAGCTGCTGCCATTTTGCAAGGGTTTCCGTCTTGGTACGAATTGCCACCGCAAGCTGCTACGGCTGGATCAATCATTGGGTATTCGGTTCCGCCAAAGTTCGCCGCGCAGTTATTCGCTCACATTCAACAACAGTTATCAGGGGCAATTGTATGA
- a CDS encoding DUF1392 family protein translates to MTNMIHSLETCWYISPPWGKDVPPILVSLLEKVYIPNPRKIVGYCCGIEWLDEGWRYSIASERGIISVDESELTVTGQILPLRIETPVFTIGELVKFQFGEGSKIRTVLGLQIIKESCFYKVEWHSPALTTTDGSCAFPKADGGLKLGDAFSFRDATANGNPNGIRFAYITQFDLTKAV, encoded by the coding sequence ATGACAAACATGATTCACTCACTTGAAACTTGCTGGTACATATCACCGCCCTGGGGTAAGGATGTCCCACCAATACTCGTCAGCCTGTTAGAAAAGGTTTATATCCCCAATCCTAGAAAAATAGTCGGTTACTGCTGTGGAATCGAATGGTTAGACGAGGGCTGGCGGTACTCTATTGCAAGCGAACGGGGGATTATCTCAGTTGATGAAAGTGAACTTACTGTTACTGGCCAGATTTTACCGCTACGCATTGAAACACCTGTATTCACAATAGGTGAATTAGTCAAGTTCCAGTTTGGTGAGGGTTCTAAAATTCGCACAGTTTTGGGTCTTCAGATTATTAAAGAGTCCTGTTTCTACAAAGTTGAATGGCACTCACCTGCTTTGACAACAACTGACGGCAGTTGCGCTTTTCCAAAAGCTGATGGTGGGCTGAAGTTGGGCGATGCCTTCTCTTTTAGAGACGCTACCGCAAACGGCAACCCCAATGGTATCCGCTTTGCTTATATTACTCAATTCGATTTAACGAAAGCAGTATGA